The nucleotide window GATAACGGAGTTCCTTGACTACGAACCGCTGTCCATTGAAGAGCTGGCGAAGAGAAACCCAAAGGTGGCGCTGAGCTTCTTCAGGGTAAGGAACTCCTTCGACGTTAGATTTGCGGCCGAGACCCTCAGAAAGCTGTAAAGGTAAATTTGAAGGTAAATTTGATTGGAAATTTTTTAAAATTGTGTAAGAAGACTTAAATAGTGTAAAGGCTACAATAGATTAAGGGTAGGAGTCCCTAAAAGTTCTTCTGCTCGGTTCGGACCAAAGGAGAGATTTGTATGAAAAAAGTTTTAAGCGCAGCGTTATCGCTGCTTGTGTTGTTTAGTTTAATGGCCATGATTGGCCCATCATCCGTCTCGGCCAAACCGCTGACGGATTACAACGTACTGATTTTGAAAAATTCTGATGCCTGGGGTACGCCTGCTGTTGAGGATGTCCTCACGGGCATGGGAGTACCGTACGACGTCATGACGAGCACTGAGCTCCAGAACAAAACGGCCCGGGATCTCATAGGTGCGTATGACATGATCATCATAGTCAGCGACCAGGGACAGCAGTTTTACAACGAGATAGGGCCCCAGATGGGCAAACTGGAGGAGTACGTGAAGGCGGGGAATGTTCTTGAGATTCACGCCGCCAACTGGGGATGGAACGGCGGATTGTGGACCACACCCCTCCCGGGAAACGTCACGATAACGCAGAGCTACTCGGGCAGAGATTATGTGATCGCCAACAACACCACACTGATAAGCAGCTACGCCAGCCACGGCTATCTCATTGGCCTCCCGGCAAACGCCGAGATAATCACCGTCCAGGCTCCAGGGGGAAGCCCGGACTACGGAAAGCCAAGCACCGCGGTATACGCCTTTGGAAACGGTAATGTCTTTGTTACTGGACTGACCATTGAGTACAGCGTCGCAAGAAAGGGGCCCGAATGGAAAGCCTTCTACAAGGAAGTCATCATAAACAACCTCGGCTACTCATCGATGGCGCCCACCCCCAAGGTGCCGGTTCAAAAGGGAATAAACGTGATGCTATTCAACTTCTACTACTACATCCAGTACCACAGGGCTCTCGATGAATACAACGTGCTCTATACTGAGGCCGTGGAAGGTGGAATGGACAACGAGACACTGGGGATAGCCCAGATCCAGAACTCAACCGCTTCGGAGTACTACGCCAACGCAAGCCAGTACGGGCCGGTTGTTGC belongs to Thermococcus camini and includes:
- a CDS encoding pyrolysin, with the protein product MLFSLMAMIGPSSVSAKPLTDYNVLILKNSDAWGTPAVEDVLTGMGVPYDVMTSTELQNKTARDLIGAYDMIIIVSDQGQQFYNEIGPQMGKLEEYVKAGNVLEIHAANWGWNGGLWTTPLPGNVTITQSYSGRDYVIANNTTLISSYASHGYLIGLPANAEIITVQAPGGSPDYGKPSTAVYAFGNGNVFVTGLTIEYSVARKGPEWKAFYKEVIINNLGYSSMAPTPKVPVQKGINVMLFNFYYYIQYHRALDEYNVLYTEAVEGGMDNETLGIAQIQNSTASEYYANASQYGPVVANFPRIYIFIDLRKATLHQKQAVKTLKDAMAEP